The following proteins are co-located in the Vanessa cardui chromosome 15, ilVanCard2.1, whole genome shotgun sequence genome:
- the LOC124535614 gene encoding uncharacterized protein LOC124535614 — protein sequence MNSNVYRWCAVPQCNNTSIKTPNKLFINVPLKKKVRNMWLNLARRDPTAISSTSVLYFCEDHFDLPNDMENYIQYLVMGSVSQMRMKSGCMPTRFECQLDRRKRTSNTIERPYVLKKQRRILIEESEKDFAEKSTPTKQLEPTIISSESSVLHTSEEHHEGPTTTYPKSVDKSVQVHITHKFRSKAVQTKIKLVSQLTSPLKPYSCSIATSPFKIESYSKPVISSSGVKHVIKNKISIEDQSDSDISYVPSVSQRETSPSIQSLIIKSTSDCSELTEETKKEERLNILKYTLLKIMKNPRSYLGLPKSCCYLLELIEEQTRIPHNHLLLCLKKIRLNNPFRELADDFAMTTTYASKIFFKCIPVIASVMQPFIVKLNKDLIKRTLPMAFRHKFHHTSCIIDCFEIEVQKPSKSVNQALSWSEYKKANTIKYLVSCTPNGLVNYVSPGYGGRVTDTRLVETCDFINCLEPGMCVMADRGFKHVEQYLRKKRVQLVRPPSVVTGAKLSKSEVKETKQIASLRIHVERLIRRLREFNMLKPHACLNTNFVKVLDDIIVIACAFINLQDSLLK from the exons ATGAATTCTAACGTGTATCGATGGTGTGCGGTTCCTCAATGTAACAATACATCTATAAAAACTCCgaacaagttatttattaatgttcctTTGAAGAAAAAAGTTAGAAATATGTGGCTAAACCTTGCAAGACGAGACCCAACAGCTATATCTTCAACTTCTGTACTTTATTTCTGCGAAGACCATTTCGAC TTACCAAACGATATGgaaaattatattcagtatCTTGTAATGGGTTCAGTTTCGCAAATGCGCATGAAGTCCGGGTGTATGCCCACAAGATTTGAATGCCAATTGGACAGAAGAAAACGAACTTCCAATACCATAGAGCGACCCTATGTTCTTAAGAAACAAAGAAGGATACTAATTGAAGAAAGTGAAAAAGATTTTGCAGAGAAAAGTACACCTACAAAACAATTAGAACCTACAATAATTTCATCAGAAAGTTCAG ttttacacACAAGTGAAGAACATCATGAAGGGCCTACTACTACCTATCCAAAATCAGTGGATAAATCTGTACAAGTACATATAACACATAAATTTAGAAGCAAAGCTGTCCAGACCAAAATTAAGCTAGTAAGCCAGTTAACATCACCCTTAAAACCCTATTCCTGCTCAATCGCTACATCtccatttaaaattgaaagcTATAGTAAACCAGTGATATCAAGCAGTGGTGTCAAACATGTTATCaagaataaaattagtatagaagaTCAGTCTGACAGTGATATTTCATATGTACCATCTGTGAGTCAGCGAGAAACATCACCATCAATACAAtctcttataataaaatcaacatcaGACTGCAGTGAATTAACTGAGGAGacaaagaaagaagaaagattAAACATTCTCAAATATACATTACTTAAGATAATGAAAAACCCAAGGTCTTACTTAGGTCTTCCAAAAAGCTGTTgctatttattagaattaattgaAGAACAAACAAGAATCCCTCATAACCATTTActgctttgtttaaaaaaaatacgattaaatAATCCATTTAGAGAGCTTGCTGATGATTTTGCCATGACTACTACATATgcaagcaaaatattttttaaatgtataccaGTGATAGCCAGTGTAATGCAACCctttattgtcaaattaaacaaagatttgataAAACGTACTTTGCCCATGGCTTTCAGACATAAATTTCATCACACAAGTTGCATAATTGACTGTTTTGAAATTGAAGTACAAAAGCCTTCAAAAAGTGTTAATCAAGCACTATCATGGTCAGAATACAAAAAGGCTAAtaccattaaatatttagtgtcATGTACACCAAATGGTTTAGTAAACTATGTTTCACCAGGCTATGGAGGAAGAGTAACAGACACACGTTTGGTTGAGACTTGTGATTTTATCAACTGTTTAGAACCTGGTATGTGTGTGATGGCTGACAGAGGGTTCAAGCATGTAGAACAATACTTGCGTAAGAAGAGAGTACAACTTGTACGGCCCCCAAGTGTTGTCACTGGAGCCAAGCTATCTAAAAGTGAAGTGAAGGAAACAAAGCAGATAGCTAGTTTAAGGATTCATGTTGAGAGGTTAATTAGACGTTTAAGagaatttaatatgttaaagcCCCATGCATGTCTTAACacaaattttgtaaaagtacttgatgatattattgtaattgcatgtgcttttataaatttgcaagactctctacttaaataa
- the LOC124535619 gene encoding uncharacterized protein LOC124535619: MGESMLKEDPLSRIQREIIEVTEREREFKEGHFRINRLMSESTIDMTSQNGHLNGDAEDKPPKTLNRAVSTSHLLGPISPSPPSTPALLNTNGYTRRFTPQTGTKGIMQRFIANKGKLPVTSPTTPTAVIQQPLVFTPITIAPISAPAVISRTPEGKPVRKGYVPVEEKIQKELREMKDREHELKKMRKKQKPFDIELSDNETTSESEDEEIPMPGKLKATKSIGELYEALNEELRSPSPRNSSGNESLGSLKPAKSLAELCDLGPGQEFLAPSSTRLIAQWESIIQQKQEAGAA, from the exons ATGGGTGAA TCTATGCTAAAAGAGGACCCGCTGTCGAGGATTCAAAGGGAGATCATAGAAGTGACAGAGAGAGAGCGGGAGTTCAAAGAGGGGCACTTCAGAATCAACAGACTTATGTCTGAATCTACGATTGATATGACCAGTCAGAATGGCCATCTTAATGGCGATGCAGAGGATAAGCCGCCTAAGACCCTAAACAGAGCCGTCTCCACGTCTCATCTTTTAGGCCCTATTTCGCCCTCTCCACCCAGTACGCCGGCGCTCCTAAACACAAATGGCTACACGCGCCGGTTTACGCCACAAACTGGGACGAAAGGAATTATGCAAAGGTTTATAGCAAACAAGGGCAAGTTACCGGTAACCTCGCCTACGACGCCCACTGCCGTCATTCAGCAGCCGCTTGTCTTCACGCCTATCACAATCGCACCGATCTCCGCTCCAGCCGTGATCAGCCGTACCCCTGAAGGAAAACCCGTGCGCAAAGGCTACGTGCCGGTagaagaaaaaatacaaaaggaACTGAGAGAGATGAAGGACAGAGAACACGAACTTAAGAAAATGAGAAAGAAACAGAAACCTTTCGATATAGAGCTGAGCGACAACGAAACCACTTCCGAGTCGGAGGATGAGGAAATTCCTATGCCGGGGAAGTTAAAAGCTACGAAATCTATAGGCGAACTGTACGAGGCGCTTAACGAAGAACTGAGGTCCCCTTCGCCTAGAAATAGTTCAGGTAACGAGTCATTGGGTAGCTTGAAGCCGGCTAAGTCATTGGCGGAATTGTGCGATCTTGGACCCGGGCAAGAGTTCCTGGCGCCGAGCTCGACGCGCCTCATAGCTCAGTGGGAGTCCATAATACAGCAGAAGCAGGAAGCCGGAGCGGCCTAG